Proteins encoded in a region of the Rutidosis leptorrhynchoides isolate AG116_Rl617_1_P2 chromosome 9, CSIRO_AGI_Rlap_v1, whole genome shotgun sequence genome:
- the LOC139868285 gene encoding uncharacterized protein produces MDGRGRKGIPGDEGAPQRSPHTNSSNCGYFQAHPITVLTDQPIRQLLYKPEISGRLTKWAIELGEHEIAYCARSTIKGQVMADYLAETAADMPVICEPEQLPAPPLELWELYTDGAASSEGAGAGLILTGQHQEEHTYALRFNFKVTNNEAEYEALLAGMRMARELGVKKLQAYVDSQLVANHINGTIYQIPRSQNKQADVLSKLAALTFNHLEKKILVEQVFKKSIEPEITVASVEEEEATWITDIIEFLCTGSLPEDEKEAMKIRVKAPNYELRGEILYRKSYLGASLCCVGPKEAAVIIDEIHKGSCELHSGSRTVTERI; encoded by the exons ATGGACGGACGAGGCAGAAAAGGCATTCCAGGAGATGAAGGCGCTCCTCAAAGATCTCCCCACACTAACAGCTCCAATTGCGG GTACTTCCAAGCACATCCGATTACAGTACTCACTGATCAACCTATTCGGCAGTTGCTCTATAAACCAGAGATATCGGGCAGGCTGACTAAATGGGCAATAGAGCTAGGCGAGCATGAAATTGCATACTGCGCTAGAAGCACTATCAAGGGGCAGGTGATGGCCGATTATTTGGCTGAAACGGCTGCTGATATGCCGGTAATATGCGAGCCTGAGCAACTTCCCGCGCCCCCTCTCGAACTGTGGGAGCTCTATACCGACGGCGCAGCAAGCTCTGAGGGCGCTGGCGCAGGGTTAATCCTTACTGGTCAGCATCAGGAAGAGCATACTTACGCGTTGCGATTTAACTTTAAGGTGACAAACAACGAGGCAGAGTACGAAGCGCTATTGGCAGGGATGCGTATGGCCCGAGAGTTAGGAGTAAAAAAGCTACAAGCCTATGTGGATTCACAACTGGTCGCTAATCATATTAATGGCAC GATCTATCAAATCCCCAGGAGTCAAAACAAACAAGCGGATGTACTCAGTAAGCTGGCAGCTCTCACCTTCAACCATCTGGAAAAGAAGATATTAGTGGAGCAagttttcaagaaatccattgaacCAGAGATAACGGTTGCATCTGTGGAGGAAGAAGAAGCAACTTGGATTACAGACATTATAGAATTCCTTTGCACTGGATCCCTACCTGAGGATGAGAAGGAAGCAATGAAGATTAGAGTGAAAGCGCCAAATTATGAACTGAGAGGAGAAATCCTATATCGAAAATCTTATTTGGGCGCATCACTATGCTGCGTAGGACCTAAAGAAGCCGCTGTGATTATCGATGAGATTCACAAGGGATCGTGCGAGTTACATTCTGGATCAAGGACGGTTACTGAGAGGATCTAG